CGGCCGGATTCTCGTCCAAAAAGAACTGATCAATCGCCAGGACCTAAGCGCGCCGCAGGGGTTCGTTCTCGATCTTCACTCGGCCGACCTCGCGTTCATTAAGACCATCTATAAACATGAGATCAGGCGAAACAAGTTCATCAGAGATCCGATCACGGCCAACATCCCCATCCCATTCGCGGCCAATGTGCATTGGGCCGTTCTCCCGGACGGAAAGATCGTCGTCGGCTACTCGGATCGTTACGGAATCGAGATTCACGATCCGGATAAGGGCCAGGTCGCCTCGTTTGAACACACCTATGAACCAGTCGAGGTCTCAGCCGCGGATAAGAAAGCCCATTTCGAGAAGATGACCATCAACGCAACCATAATCGGCGACGACGGCAGCCGCTCTTCCGGCGTCAAAAAGGGCGCCCCGGACTATATCGTCAAGAACACCGAATTCCCCAAGTTCAAGCCTGCCTTCGACAGTATTCGGGCGGACGCCCAAGGCCGCATCTGGGTCCGGCGCTCCGCTCCGGCGATCCAAAAAGACGGCCCCTTGATGGATGTCTTCGATCGTTCGGGGCGCTTTATCGGAACCGTCGTGATCACGGGAGGGCTTTTCCCCTACAGCATGGCTCCCGTCTCGGAGGGATTCTGGACGCTCGAGGTGAACCCAGACGGTAATTGGAGCGCCGTCAAGTACGGGATCGAAGCCTTGCGATGAAATATCAACCCGGCGCATTTTGTCGGCCAAGTTCGACATGCAGGGTCGTTTTCTCACGCCGAACTTCGCTTGCCTACAACGATACCGTCGGAGATAATGTGCTTGTGGTTTTCGATTGAATGATAGGGGGGACCATGAAAACGATCGCGAAAATTCTGCTCAGCCTGCTCTGCGCGGGGCTCGTCGCCCCGCAGACTCCTCCGGCGGGACAGAAATCCACGGACGGTTTCCGGGTCAACCTGCGTCGCGTAGACGGCGTCAAGCCGTGGGCTTTCGGCGGATTCGTCTTCGATCCCGAGGCCGTGGCCAAAACCGTGAAGGAATATCCCGTCAAGCTCCCCTCGCCGCTCCCCGAGGGGGCCGTCTTGGGATACGAAGCCGGCCCCCTCTATATCCTAAAGCAAAAAGCGCCGGACGCCACGCGGATCCGGCTGCTTCTGGATGTAGATACCGACCTCGATTTGACCAACAACTCCTGGATTGAGCTTCCGGCAGTCGAGGGGATGGAGCAAGCGACGATCGTCGCCATCGTCCGCCGGTTCGGAGGCGCCGCACCGCACAGCGCAAGCCTGCCCTATCGGATCTGGTACCACCAGCGCCAGGGCCGGGACGGAAAGATCGAGGACGTCATCTACTTCGCCTCCGACTACGTCTATAGGGGCGAATTCAGCCGCCAAGGCCGCGACTATTCGCTCGAGCTTTTCGACGGCGACGCACGGGGCCGTTTCGTGCGCGAGAAGATGTCCAACGTGGATTTTGTGCTCAAGGACAAAAGCGTTTCCGCCCCGGCCAACGGGCTACGCTTCTTCGAGCTGTTCCCGTTCGAAAAAGCCCTCTACAAAGTCCAGGACTTCGCTGAGGACGGCAGCTGGATGGAATTCGCTCCCAGCGGCCTGGTGCCGACCCTCCTGGGCAAGCCCGCCCCCGACTTCGAGATGACCGATGCGGCCGGCCAGGTCTTCCGGCTCTCGGACTACCGGGGCAAAGTCCTCCTGCTGGACTTCTGGTACGTCTGGTGCAAGCCCTGCATCGCCAAGTTTCCCTCGATCAAGAAGAAGCTCGACTCGCTCGCCGGCAAGCCGTTCGTCGCGCTCGGCATCAACATCGATGAAGCGTCACGGGTGGAGCAGGCCCGCAAGGTCATCGCCGACAACGGACTGACGTGGCGGCAGGTCGTCGAGGGCAAGGGCGCCTATATCCCCGCCTACCAGATCTACGGCCGGCTGCCCGAGCACCCGATGTCGTTCCCGATCTATGTGGCCATCGACGAGGAGGGGATCTCCCGATACGCCACCAACGATTTCGACAAGATGTGCAGGTACCTGGACGCCCATTTCGACGATCCGGCCGGGCCGGGCAACACGTTGTTTGTGCCTCTCGGCCGCCAATACGGCGCCAAGCCGCAGACGCAGCCCCTCAACGCAGTCGATTTCGTCGGCCCGCGGGTCAAGGAGCTTGTCGCATCCGGAAAGCTCAAGATGCCTCCCGACACGCCCAAGGATGCCCGGGTCGGCATATTGACGAACGGCAAGGCGCTTGTGGCCTCGCTGGGCCCGCAGCCCGGTCAGGTTCGACTGATCGTCGACGCCGACCACAACTTCGATCTGAACGGAGAAAAAGAGTATCTGCTTCGTATCCCGCCCGATGCCAAGAAGATCGGCACGGAAGAATTCAAGACGACGGTCGATGATGTCCGCCTCCCCTATGCCAACGGAGGCATGGCCGGCTTTCCTCTGACCTTCCAAGCCAAGCCGGCCGCACCTGGTGTCTGGCCCGAGATCTTTGTTGAGGGCATCATCCAATTCCTCTCGGGATCATTCGTCGTCGACGGAACGGAATATGCCCTCGAAACGGCCGATCTGACCGGTGATTTCTACTTCAACGAGTTCGACACGACTGCGCCCGGATTTCTCAAGCTGAAAACTCTGCGGGGCGGCGAATGGGTTCAAATCCACGAAGGGACGTCGCATATCCCGATCGGCGGAGCCCTCTATCGTCTGCGGCACGTATCCGACGACGGGTGCCTTGTCGAGCTGGAAAAGGAACGCTAGAACGGGGGGCTTAACATGAAGTCCCGATATCTAGCGCCTCTTTTCGCATCGGCGTTCCTCGCCGCGGCGCTGACGGCTGCAAGCAGCGGGATCCTCGGGCAGAAGCCCGTCACCAACGACGTCTTCAAGACGGGCAAGGTCCGCTTCGTTCCGCTCGTCACCATCACGGACGAGGCCATGGGCGGAAAGGCCGTCTTCTCCTGGCCAACCGATGTCGCAGTGGACGACAAGGGCCGCATCCACATCAGCGATTCTAAAGAAAACAATATCAAGGTATTCGATAAGGCGGGCGTCTATCTCAAGACGATCGGCCGCAAGGGCCAAGGGCCGGGCGAGTTCCAATATCTTTTCGAAGTCGAGTTCTCGCATGGCCGGCTCTACGCTTCGGAGAACAGCCGGATCACCGTCTTTGACGCGGAAGGGGTATACCTTCGTACGATGACTGCCGAGAAGGGCCGATCCTGGCAGAAGATGCGGGCTTTGCCGGACGGCCGATTCCTAGTCGAGAAGAACCTCGTCGATTACCAAAGTCCAAGCCGCAAGGAGGAAACGCTCCTCGATCTGTACTCGGCCGATTTTGCATTCCTGAAAACCGTATACCGGCGCGAGATTCGGCGCTACAAATACGTCTCGGAGCCGGCATCCAGGGGCTTGCCGATCCCATTCGTCGCCAATTTCTCTTGGGACATCTTGCCGGACGGTCGAATCGCCGTCGGCTATTCGGCAAGCTATGAGATCGAGCTTTATGACCCCGACAAAGGCAAGATCGGCTCGTTCTCACACGCCACAACACCCGTCGCAGTCACGACTGAGGATAAGAAGGTCTTTTTCGCCGGGATCTCCTATATGACGCAAGACGGCGGAGGCCCCCCGGTCCTGCATAAAGGCGCCGACGAATTCACGATCAAGAATACGGAGTTCCCGAAATTCAAGCCGCCATTCACCCGTCTATTGGTTGATGCCCAAGGCCGCATCTGGGTTCGCCTGTCCGGACCAGCGGTGGAGAAGGAAGGCCTCCGATTCGACATTTTCGACGGAGCCGGGCGTTTCTTGGGCCATGTCCTGGTCAGGGATGGAGTATTCCCCTCCCGGCTGCTGCCCTGGGCAGGCGGATTCTGGGCCATCAAGGCGACGGAAGACGACGAGTTTACCGTCGTCAAATACGGGATTGTTGCCGATCGCCTGCCGTAAGCAAGACGAATCCGCCGAATCTAAAGCCGCTCCGTCGCCTCGCGAATGATGACGGATCCCTCGCAAATGAAGCTGCGAACGTGCTCTTCGAGGACCGCCCAATCGAGAATATCCAAGGTGAACGGCAGATCGGATTCGGAAAAGGCCGCGTTCATTCCGGCCAGCACCGCCACATCGAGCGGCCGCTCGGTCATGATGGCTAGATCCAGATCCGAATGGCGGCGGGCTTTCCCCGTCACCCGCGAGCCGAAAGCCCGGACTTCCGGCCCCGGGACGAATTTCTCGAGTATGCCCAGAATAATCTCGAGATGATTGGGCAGAACGTCAATCGGCCACATGATTCCGACGCTTCAACTCCCGCAAGGGGATGAGCCTGTCGAATCTATCTTAACAGAATGACTAGATCGGAAAAATAGCGCGCCGCAGTAAGGCGCTAGACAATACCCATCTTGCGCAGGAGCCGCACTTTCAGGAAGTCGTTCAGCCCGAGCGCGGATACAGCGCTGAAACCGACCGCCAAGCCGATCATCGCCGGCGGCAGAGGAGGCAGCTGACCGGGGATGCCGACCAGCGCGATCAGGATGCCGACCAGCGCATCCACGGCGATGATGCCCCCCAGCGTCCGGCTGGGAGCGGAGCTCCAGAAGTGCCGGCGCTCGCGGATGACGAAGATCGAAGCCAGGGCCGAGAAGAGAAGAATCTCGAAGCTGAACGTGCGGACCACGGGGTCGGAGAGCCGCAGCCCCCAGAGCTTCAGTCCCAAGGCCAACAGCGCGAGGGCCTCCAAGGCCATGGCGATCCCCAAATCAGACGCGGCTTTCACGAGCTTCCCGATGCGCCACGTCTCGGGCAGGCGCGACCAGCGGACCCGGTCGGTCGACAGGGAGATCTTGACGAAATCGGTCATCAGTAAAAGCAAGACCATGGCGAAGGCGGAAATGACGAAATCGCCAGTGACCAGAAAGACGCCCACAACGAAGGATGCCTTAAGAATGGTCCTCTGGATCTTGTTCAGAACCCAGGTGCTGATCCTCTGATAGACCCGGCGGCCGTTCTTGACCAGCTCGACGATCCCCGACAGGCCCGGGCTAGTCAACACCACGCTGGCCGAGGCTTTGGCGATATCCGTGGCGCTGTTTACGGCGATCCCGACCTCGGCCTGCTTGAGGGCGGGCGCGTCGTTGACGCCGTCGCCGGTCATGCCGACGACGTGCCCGCCGGCCTGCAGGCTCTGCACGATGAGGTATTTGTCTTCCGGGTAGACTTCGGCGAAGCCGTCGCTTCTCTCGATCGCCTTTAGGGCCGCGGCGCGATCGCTCGTCAGCAGGGCTTTGAGCTCCGACATTCGGGAAATACGATCGCCGATACCGACCTGGCGGGCGATCTCGCGAGCGATCGGCCAGGCGTCGCCAGTCAACATTTTAACCGAAAGGCCCAGGGCCCGAAGCTCCCGGATCAGGGCTGTCGAGTCGGGGCGAAGGCCGTCGCCGAGGACGACCCAGCCGACAAAGGCCGGCTTGGACTCGGTGATCATAGCCACCGCCAGCGTTTTGAAACCTTGGATCGCCCAAGCCCCGGTCTGCGCTTCCAATTCCCGGAGCGCATCCGGATCCAGCCCGCAGGCTTCGGCGATTACGGCCACCGCCCCCTTCATGACCCGGAAAGCTCGCCCGTCTTTCCGGATATCGGCTTCGGTCTTCCGAGTCTGCGGGCTGAACGGAACAAATCGATCCCTGGCGTAGGACGAAAGCGGCAGCGCCTTCTCGCCGGCCCGCTTCAGGAACGCCAGGTCCAACGGATCCTGGTTGGCCGCCTGCGAGGCAAGCGCGCCGTAGAGCAGGACGTCCTCCTCGGCAAACGATCCCCAGGGAACGACGCGGGCGAGAACAATCTCGTTGAGCGTAAGCGTTCCGGTCTTGTCCAGGCACAGAACATCCATGGTCGCGGCATCCTCGGCGGCGCTCAAGCGGGTGATCAGGACGCTCTGCCCGGCCAACTCGCGGGCCCCGACGGCCATGCTGACCGTGAACATGACAGGCAACGCGACGGGAATCGCCGATAAAAGGAGGACCAGCAGCAAGGGCAGGATCTCGAAGAGCGGGAACCCTCTGATCAGCGAGACGACCAGGGTCAGAGCGACCAGGCCTCCGATGATCGCCAGCAGGCGCTTCACGAGTCCGGCGACGACCTCTTCCAAATGCAGCTTGGGACGCGCCATCTGGACAAGCTGGATGGTCTTTCCGAATTCCGTCGTCGCGCCCGTACGGAGGACAATGCCCGTCGCTTCCCCTCTTTTGATCACCGAGCCCGCATAAAGCGATCCCCCGGCCTGTCTCTCAAGGGCCAGGGATTCGCCGGTCAGCGCGGATTGATCCACGGTGACGGTCCCGCGGCCGATTTCGATATCCGCCGGGAGCAGGTCGCCGGCCCTGACCCTCACGACGTCGCCCGGAACAAGCTCTCT
Above is a window of Candidatus Aminicenantes bacterium DNA encoding:
- a CDS encoding nucleotidyltransferase domain-containing protein; translation: MWPIDVLPNHLEIILGILEKFVPGPEVRAFGSRVTGKARRHSDLDLAIMTERPLDVAVLAGMNAAFSESDLPFTLDILDWAVLEEHVRSFICEGSVIIREATERL
- a CDS encoding 6-bladed beta-propeller, with the translated sequence MKSQKKSSFFLILLLNATLTVASAGTIGQKPVTDDVFKTGKIRFVPLLTITDEAMAGKAFFSQPNDLAIDDKGRIYVSDGKANDIKVFDASGAFVKTIGRTGQGPGEFTFLWESEFSRGRLFVRELISKRTTIFDAEGKFLKSVPEEGPFVWRSMAALPDGRILVQKELINRQDLSAPQGFVLDLHSADLAFIKTIYKHEIRRNKFIRDPITANIPIPFAANVHWAVLPDGKIVVGYSDRYGIEIHDPDKGQVASFEHTYEPVEVSAADKKAHFEKMTINATIIGDDGSRSSGVKKGAPDYIVKNTEFPKFKPAFDSIRADAQGRIWVRRSAPAIQKDGPLMDVFDRSGRFIGTVVITGGLFPYSMAPVSEGFWTLEVNPDGNWSAVKYGIEALR
- a CDS encoding plasma-membrane proton-efflux P-type ATPase, producing the protein MVTQSAEKAPSIAELSAADLESGLSQAEVAARLARFGPNEVAEEKKHPVRLFLKKFWGLTAWMLEGIILLSWILGKTADAAVVAGLMVMNAIVGFLEEQKASRTVEELKTKLRIVVRVLRDGIWTIIPARELVPGDVVRVRAGDLLPADIEIGRGTVTVDQSALTGESLALERQAGGSLYAGSVIKRGEATGIVLRTGATTEFGKTIQLVQMARPKLHLEEVVAGLVKRLLAIIGGLVALTLVVSLIRGFPLFEILPLLLVLLLSAIPVALPVMFTVSMAVGARELAGQSVLITRLSAAEDAATMDVLCLDKTGTLTLNEIVLARVVPWGSFAEEDVLLYGALASQAANQDPLDLAFLKRAGEKALPLSSYARDRFVPFSPQTRKTEADIRKDGRAFRVMKGAVAVIAEACGLDPDALRELEAQTGAWAIQGFKTLAVAMITESKPAFVGWVVLGDGLRPDSTALIRELRALGLSVKMLTGDAWPIAREIARQVGIGDRISRMSELKALLTSDRAAALKAIERSDGFAEVYPEDKYLIVQSLQAGGHVVGMTGDGVNDAPALKQAEVGIAVNSATDIAKASASVVLTSPGLSGIVELVKNGRRVYQRISTWVLNKIQRTILKASFVVGVFLVTGDFVISAFAMVLLLLMTDFVKISLSTDRVRWSRLPETWRIGKLVKAASDLGIAMALEALALLALGLKLWGLRLSDPVVRTFSFEILLFSALASIFVIRERRHFWSSAPSRTLGGIIAVDALVGILIALVGIPGQLPPLPPAMIGLAVGFSAVSALGLNDFLKVRLLRKMGIV
- a CDS encoding 6-bladed beta-propeller: MKSRYLAPLFASAFLAAALTAASSGILGQKPVTNDVFKTGKVRFVPLVTITDEAMGGKAVFSWPTDVAVDDKGRIHISDSKENNIKVFDKAGVYLKTIGRKGQGPGEFQYLFEVEFSHGRLYASENSRITVFDAEGVYLRTMTAEKGRSWQKMRALPDGRFLVEKNLVDYQSPSRKEETLLDLYSADFAFLKTVYRREIRRYKYVSEPASRGLPIPFVANFSWDILPDGRIAVGYSASYEIELYDPDKGKIGSFSHATTPVAVTTEDKKVFFAGISYMTQDGGGPPVLHKGADEFTIKNTEFPKFKPPFTRLLVDAQGRIWVRLSGPAVEKEGLRFDIFDGAGRFLGHVLVRDGVFPSRLLPWAGGFWAIKATEDDEFTVVKYGIVADRLP
- a CDS encoding TlpA disulfide reductase family protein, with amino-acid sequence MKTIAKILLSLLCAGLVAPQTPPAGQKSTDGFRVNLRRVDGVKPWAFGGFVFDPEAVAKTVKEYPVKLPSPLPEGAVLGYEAGPLYILKQKAPDATRIRLLLDVDTDLDLTNNSWIELPAVEGMEQATIVAIVRRFGGAAPHSASLPYRIWYHQRQGRDGKIEDVIYFASDYVYRGEFSRQGRDYSLELFDGDARGRFVREKMSNVDFVLKDKSVSAPANGLRFFELFPFEKALYKVQDFAEDGSWMEFAPSGLVPTLLGKPAPDFEMTDAAGQVFRLSDYRGKVLLLDFWYVWCKPCIAKFPSIKKKLDSLAGKPFVALGINIDEASRVEQARKVIADNGLTWRQVVEGKGAYIPAYQIYGRLPEHPMSFPIYVAIDEEGISRYATNDFDKMCRYLDAHFDDPAGPGNTLFVPLGRQYGAKPQTQPLNAVDFVGPRVKELVASGKLKMPPDTPKDARVGILTNGKALVASLGPQPGQVRLIVDADHNFDLNGEKEYLLRIPPDAKKIGTEEFKTTVDDVRLPYANGGMAGFPLTFQAKPAAPGVWPEIFVEGIIQFLSGSFVVDGTEYALETADLTGDFYFNEFDTTAPGFLKLKTLRGGEWVQIHEGTSHIPIGGALYRLRHVSDDGCLVELEKER